One genomic region from bacterium encodes:
- a CDS encoding tetratricopeptide repeat protein: MRTLRLIYSLLFLALPLAAQTSAEDDLAQGDAAYAKFDNATALKFYQLAWKADSSRCVAAWKISRAHVDIGEMASKEIQRTNYYAGEKFARKAVALCPNDDMAHLTLAIVVGRVALMEGGKKKVELSKEVKSEAEKTLQLNPNNDIACHVLGRWNREVANLSGVLKMFAKVLYGGLPPASNEKAVELFKKAIALKPDYCNHYLELGITFQEMDQYQPAKEAFEKALACPNLVFNDDVHKKEAKERLDKVTKKLQ, from the coding sequence ATGAGAACCCTTCGCCTGATCTACTCCCTGTTGTTCCTGGCCCTTCCCCTGGCCGCCCAGACCTCCGCCGAGGATGATCTGGCCCAGGGCGATGCCGCCTATGCCAAATTCGACAACGCGACGGCTCTGAAATTCTACCAGCTTGCCTGGAAAGCCGATTCCTCCCGCTGCGTGGCCGCCTGGAAAATTTCCCGTGCCCACGTCGATATCGGCGAAATGGCCTCCAAGGAGATTCAGCGCACTAACTATTACGCCGGCGAGAAATTCGCCCGCAAGGCGGTGGCCCTTTGCCCCAATGACGATATGGCGCACCTCACCCTGGCAATCGTCGTCGGCCGTGTCGCCTTGATGGAGGGCGGCAAAAAGAAAGTCGAACTCTCCAAAGAGGTCAAGAGCGAAGCGGAAAAAACCCTGCAGCTCAATCCCAATAACGATATCGCCTGCCATGTCCTGGGCCGCTGGAACCGCGAAGTGGCCAACCTCAGCGGCGTCCTAAAAATGTTCGCCAAGGTCCTCTACGGCGGACTTCCCCCGGCCAGCAATGAAAAGGCGGTGGAGCTGTTTAAAAAAGCCATCGCCCTGAAACCGGATTACTGCAACCACTATCTCGAGCTCGGCATCACCTTCCAGGAGATGGACCAGTACCAGCCAGCCAAAGAAGCCTTCGAAAAAGCCCTGGCCTGCCCCAACCTGGTCTTCAACGACGATGTCCACAAGAAAGAAGCCAAAGAACGCCTAGACAAGGTGACGAAAAAGCTTCAGTAA
- the uvrA gene encoding excinuclease ABC subunit UvrA has protein sequence MEKEQIIIRGAREHNLKNISLEIPRNRLVVITGLSGSGKSSLAFDTLYAEGQRRYVESLSAYARQFLGLMEKPDVDYIEGLSPAISIEQRTTGRNPRSTVGTVTEIYDYLRLLFARIGVPYCYNCGKKIERQTIQQIVDQVMALPEETKIQILAPVVRGRKGEYREIFEEARRDGYVRVRLDGEILELDREIKPDKNRKHNIEVVVDRLIVGPRIQSRLTDSVETALSLASGIVLIDVVSGEELLFSEHYACIDCGISYEELAPRMFSFNTPYGACPVCNGLGTKMEINPELIVPDKSKPLSQGAIAPWGKIQDGWYLSLTAGVVEKFGYTMETRFDQLSPECQQVLLYGSDEEMEFNYRSSTGRMEGVYRNKFEGIIRNMERRYQQTDSSGIREWIEGFMDIIPCPECQGSRLRKEARAVRIGDLTIQNVVGFSVDQAQTFFNDLQLSARDQLIAQQILKEIRERLTFLDNVGLDYLTLDRAAGTLSGGEAQRIRLATQIGSQLVGVLYILDEPSIGLHQRDNQRLIDTLMKLRDLGNSVIVVEHDKETIEKADFVVDLGPGAGEHGGELVALGTPQEVAANPASITGDYLAGRRTIPLPEKRRKGNGHRLSIHGATGNNLKNIDVDIPLGTLVCVTGVSGSGKSSLINETLYNLLSRHFYRSKEAPLAYQSITGLEHLDKVIAIDQSPIGRTPRSNPATYTGLFTPIRDLFTQLPDSKIRGYQPGRFSFNVKGGRCEACQGDGIIKIEMNFLPDVYVTCEVCKGQRYNRETLEIKYKGESIAGILDMTVDHALEFFDKIPVIKRKLKTLADVGLGYIRLGQQGTTLSGGEAQRVKLATELSKIGTGRTIYILDEPTTGLHFEDCNMLLRVLNRLVDKGNTVVVIEHHLDVIKTADYIIDLGPDGGEKGGYVVAAGTPEEVARVAASYTGQFLKGALRR, from the coding sequence ATGGAAAAAGAGCAGATCATCATTCGCGGCGCCCGCGAGCACAATCTCAAGAATATCAGCCTCGAAATCCCCCGCAACCGGCTGGTGGTCATCACCGGGCTCTCCGGCAGCGGCAAATCCTCTCTGGCCTTTGATACCCTTTACGCCGAAGGCCAGCGGCGCTATGTCGAGTCGCTTTCGGCTTATGCCCGTCAGTTTCTGGGCCTGATGGAGAAGCCGGATGTCGACTATATCGAGGGTCTCTCGCCGGCGATTTCGATCGAGCAGCGCACGACGGGGCGTAATCCCCGCTCTACGGTCGGCACCGTAACCGAGATCTATGATTATCTACGCCTGCTGTTTGCGCGCATCGGCGTGCCCTATTGCTACAATTGCGGAAAGAAGATCGAGCGCCAGACGATCCAGCAGATCGTCGACCAGGTGATGGCGCTGCCGGAAGAGACTAAAATCCAGATTCTCGCACCAGTGGTGCGCGGCCGTAAGGGCGAATACCGCGAGATTTTTGAGGAGGCGCGCCGCGACGGTTACGTGCGCGTCCGCCTTGACGGCGAGATCCTCGAACTGGACCGTGAGATCAAACCCGATAAGAACCGCAAGCATAACATTGAGGTGGTGGTCGACCGCCTCATAGTCGGGCCGCGCATCCAGTCGCGACTCACCGACTCGGTTGAGACCGCCCTCAGCCTCGCCTCGGGCATTGTCCTCATCGATGTCGTCAGCGGCGAGGAGCTGCTCTTCAGCGAGCACTATGCCTGCATCGATTGCGGCATCTCCTACGAAGAACTCGCCCCGCGGATGTTCTCCTTCAACACCCCCTACGGCGCCTGCCCAGTATGCAATGGCCTCGGCACGAAAATGGAAATCAATCCCGAACTGATCGTCCCGGACAAGAGCAAGCCCCTCAGCCAGGGCGCCATCGCTCCCTGGGGAAAAATACAGGATGGGTGGTACCTCAGCCTCACCGCGGGGGTGGTTGAAAAATTCGGCTATACGATGGAAACGCGCTTCGACCAGCTCTCCCCCGAGTGCCAGCAAGTGCTGCTCTACGGCTCCGATGAAGAGATGGAGTTCAACTATCGTTCCAGTACCGGCCGGATGGAGGGCGTCTACCGCAACAAGTTTGAGGGGATCATCCGCAATATGGAGCGGCGTTACCAGCAGACCGACTCCAGCGGGATCCGCGAATGGATCGAAGGGTTCATGGATATCATCCCCTGCCCGGAGTGTCAGGGCTCGCGGCTGCGCAAGGAGGCGCGGGCAGTCCGGATCGGCGATCTCACCATTCAAAATGTGGTTGGATTCTCGGTGGATCAGGCACAGACTTTTTTCAATGATCTTCAGCTCTCGGCCCGGGACCAGTTGATCGCCCAGCAGATCCTCAAGGAGATCCGCGAGCGGCTGACCTTTCTCGACAACGTCGGACTCGACTATCTGACCCTCGACCGCGCCGCCGGCACCCTTTCAGGCGGTGAGGCCCAGCGCATCCGGCTTGCGACCCAGATCGGCTCCCAGCTGGTGGGCGTGCTATATATCCTCGATGAACCCTCCATCGGCCTGCATCAGCGCGACAACCAGCGGCTGATCGACACCCTGATGAAGTTGCGCGATCTCGGCAATTCGGTCATCGTGGTGGAGCATGACAAGGAGACCATCGAAAAGGCCGATTTTGTCGTCGATCTCGGTCCCGGCGCCGGGGAGCACGGCGGCGAGCTGGTCGCGCTCGGCACACCGCAGGAGGTTGCCGCCAACCCGGCTTCAATCACCGGCGATTATCTGGCCGGCCGGCGCACCATTCCCCTGCCGGAAAAACGCCGCAAGGGCAACGGTCACCGGCTCTCCATCCATGGCGCCACGGGTAACAATCTCAAGAACATCGATGTCGACATCCCCCTGGGCACCCTGGTCTGCGTCACCGGCGTCTCGGGCAGCGGCAAGAGCAGCCTGATCAATGAGACACTCTATAACCTCCTCAGCAGGCATTTCTATCGGTCCAAGGAGGCGCCCCTCGCTTACCAGAGCATCACAGGGCTGGAGCACCTCGATAAGGTGATCGCCATCGACCAGTCGCCGATCGGCCGCACCCCGCGTTCCAATCCGGCGACCTATACCGGTCTTTTCACTCCGATCCGCGACCTCTTCACCCAGCTGCCCGACTCCAAGATCCGCGGTTACCAACCCGGCCGTTTCAGTTTCAATGTCAAGGGCGGGCGCTGCGAGGCCTGCCAAGGAGACGGCATCATCAAGATCGAAATGAATTTCCTTCCCGATGTTTACGTCACCTGCGAGGTGTGCAAGGGTCAGCGCTACAACCGCGAGACCCTGGAGATAAAGTACAAGGGGGAGTCGATCGCCGGCATCCTCGACATGACCGTGGATCATGCACTCGAATTCTTCGACAAAATCCCGGTGATCAAGCGCAAACTCAAGACTCTGGCGGACGTCGGCCTGGGATACATCCGCCTCGGCCAGCAGGGGACCACGCTCTCGGGCGGCGAGGCGCAGCGGGTTAAGTTGGCTACGGAGCTGAGCAAGATCGGCACCGGCCGGACCATCTATATTCTCGACGAGCCAACCACCGGGCTCCATTTCGAGGACTGCAACATGCTCCTCCGCGTTCTCAACCGCCTTGTTGACAAGGGCAACACCGTGGTGGTGATCGAGCACCATCTGGATGTGATCA
- a CDS encoding YCF48-related protein, with amino-acid sequence MKNKSARPVIGLITILLLLAAGLSQAATNRIAVTAAPDTLRTSFGPPLDSEWQPYSIPLTAGTFKVSDSLFDRVLSNVQTFRIRTEMSDAKDIAGIDSIRVGSRYSASFSSGTEEWSASGDGTLEWKSYGGRPGGYLQVSDWGTGDWHWAVAPPAWSGDWSELKGSAVTFYFKTDHPDYPALIEITSGENTQLVLSAAPLIVPLGSYTLAKISLATVASADVKITLTSSDPGCLHVPEVVTISRGTREQEFKISAAAREPGCTSVITAEAPGFQTGRLTLAVGKPVEASTYATLRGRVTDAITKEGIAGAAVWLAGRNTVTDAHGDYTITDIPTSVIAANFSAEPLAGKAPLQVQFTDLSSVGSYTLFVSATDYMGTESILAFSESEDKYLEISLSPVIKPGEMRLILNWGNQPKDLDLHLRTPVIEGVSHEIYWDNKGNLESAPYVLLDVDHQEGYGPETITIGALQPGTYRCFVENFSELPALSGANARVQIYTSAGLLQTITIPTSGTGTFWYVCEIDGATGAVTVRNLIQPAVPAAALAARRAKVPADHEILGSGGVISWNWDFDGDLFIDSNLQNPVHTYGKPGLYSVTLRVSDGSRDYSVRKDNYISVQPGVITDVSWSRQYAPLTQDLYTVHALDTLTAWAGGAGGTLLFTKNGGATWSVRNVDAKYTLKDLFFTTALNGWAVGYDSKQNAAILRSTDGGLTWSRVLSSTTARLFSLHMVNGTLGWASGYEGKIETTTDGGATWSQQFTGLAAGLYAVYFLNAEKGIVAGDNGVILRTGDGGANWQLMTSGINVRINDIWFADENLGWAVCENGKILHTTNGGSTWSALQVSSAALRAIHFTSSWHGYAAGDGGLIFKTYDGGESWSEESSTVGSTLNDLFIVHPACGWAVGAGGVILRLHQGASYPFSITNLTARATGPNTVGLTWENPSDEYAGTVIVRSATGYPASVSDGVTIYNGTRSFCRDSLLTANTTYYYAAFAYNSAGRYSPLGATSRALVRTDEGFELHGYKVTVSSVDASVFPVVKSFVSVVDSATMEPITGLTKENFGVREDGTKESPITVESVSGTSGAKADIVFVFDTTGSMGEEINGLKERASAFADALAAKGIDYRLALVTYGDAVDKINDFTAEISTFKGWINSLYASGGGDTKENSLEGLASATTLSFRAVSQRIFILITDADYHQAGESGGGTTTYTTTSMIALLQSQRIMCNVVGPDYPQFRQMAAETGGLYFDINGDFQAIIDKLSVALSSQYVVSYTTHNPIRDNTWRDVIITAARGIRGGWDSGRYYIAGKLPNVRDFTAVAVAYNKIYCRWSFPPGKAHEGVKVLRRMGGCPADPADGEIVYTGVDSTCIDAGLTPETTYYYSAFTYNSSGQVAEASTSARGYAHTWPFYSGTSGWVVASSGTTSNLYAIIADSLHALAAGDNGVIVRTANGGASWNSAAITAKSVIRDLAFVGPATGWLVGQSSAGAGLCMKTNSGGDSWISSPTSAAGVLYANEMVSSALGWNAGSQGLIEKTVNGGSTWTSQYSAAGQTFYDITFVNPDTGWAVGEAGAILRTVNGGAVWSSQNSGVTSAIRGVVFIDANQGWAVTGDGKVLRTRNGGVTWSSTSVSSLPLHAVDFADAGNGVAVGQGGRIYRTHDGGGTWILEASGVSVGLNAVCLLNAYSGWIAGDGGTILMFGRKGAGAYSGLDVTVSSVDAEAFPVIKSFVSVVDSASHTAVTDLTAENFKVREEGLLQSPIKVEMVSTGSGARADIAFVFDVTGSMGDEIAGLKSRALSFADALAAKGIDFRLGLVTFSDSTEEVHDFTADAAEFKAWIDGLRASGGGDTKENALEALARASKLSYRATSQKMAVLITDADYHQAGESGGGTTTYTTETMISLLQSQRIVTHVVGPNGAPFHSLAERTSGLWYSISADFAGIIDAIGALLTSQYVITYTTSNPVPDNTWRQVAVVAERSSKGGYDIGRYYVGASRIALAPAALIGIKDASFDISVTVDGLVNLGLVHFVLAYNATKIDVVSWAAGDFLKQGGAADPTLIVTDDGVGLVDVSMTRVGAATGASGSGTLLSVRFKVLTADCASDLNLNSVQLRQPDNTDLPVASSGAHIQAATAVGLIGDFDGDLDIDLRDFTLLAGYWQPANSAAGDIGPASGSVPALTVMHDGVVNFEDLFVFTRMWNWYQSRPVAVAALSRSTATPLAWKVSPLPGADGQYLCELIASEISGLAMAHLRLRYNPEQLRVGAITAGALWEAGGATTALMVDHESRCGIIDLALARLAEKNRAAEVSGAGALVRIVVEERGAAGALCDWKVENLDLRSPGSWILAQAPETGQLRISELPTRYALAQNYPNPFNGRTEVRFSLPKSGTARVVVLNILGQPVRTLAEGRFEAGSYRRIWDGRNESGQEVVSGIYLLRMEAAGYTELRRMAFVK; translated from the coding sequence ATGAAGAACAAGAGTGCAAGACCGGTCATCGGACTGATCACAATCCTACTCCTATTGGCTGCCGGCCTGTCCCAGGCCGCAACCAACCGCATCGCCGTCACCGCGGCGCCGGATACCTTGCGGACCTCTTTCGGCCCGCCGCTGGACAGCGAGTGGCAGCCCTATTCGATTCCGCTCACCGCGGGCACTTTCAAGGTCTCCGACAGCCTCTTCGATCGTGTCCTGTCCAATGTCCAGACCTTCCGCATTCGCACCGAAATGAGCGATGCCAAGGATATCGCCGGCATCGACAGCATCCGCGTCGGCTCGCGGTATTCGGCCAGCTTCAGCTCGGGAACGGAGGAGTGGAGTGCTTCGGGGGACGGCACGCTGGAATGGAAATCCTACGGCGGCCGACCGGGCGGATATCTGCAGGTCAGCGACTGGGGTACGGGCGACTGGCACTGGGCGGTGGCGCCGCCTGCATGGTCGGGCGACTGGTCGGAGCTCAAAGGGAGCGCGGTAACCTTTTATTTCAAGACCGACCACCCCGATTATCCCGCCCTCATCGAAATCACCTCCGGTGAAAATACCCAGCTGGTATTGAGCGCAGCTCCGCTCATTGTGCCACTGGGTTCCTACACCCTGGCTAAAATCTCTCTGGCCACAGTGGCGTCTGCCGACGTCAAGATCACGCTGACCTCCTCGGATCCGGGCTGCCTGCATGTGCCTGAGGTGGTGACGATCAGCCGCGGCACCCGGGAACAGGAGTTCAAGATATCGGCCGCTGCGAGAGAGCCGGGCTGCACCTCGGTTATCACAGCTGAGGCGCCGGGTTTCCAGACTGGCCGACTCACCCTTGCCGTCGGCAAACCGGTTGAAGCCAGCACCTACGCCACCCTCCGGGGGCGTGTGACCGATGCGATCACCAAGGAAGGCATCGCCGGAGCGGCGGTCTGGCTGGCGGGCCGGAACACCGTGACCGATGCCCACGGCGATTATACCATCACGGATATTCCCACCAGTGTGATTGCCGCCAATTTCAGCGCCGAACCCCTCGCCGGCAAAGCACCGCTCCAGGTGCAGTTCACTGACCTCTCAAGCGTCGGCAGCTACACCCTTTTTGTCTCCGCCACCGACTATATGGGTACCGAGTCGATTCTCGCCTTCAGCGAGAGCGAGGACAAATACTTGGAGATCTCACTCTCGCCGGTCATCAAGCCCGGCGAGATGCGCCTGATCCTTAATTGGGGCAACCAGCCCAAGGACCTCGATCTGCATCTGCGCACGCCGGTGATCGAGGGCGTGAGTCATGAAATCTATTGGGATAACAAGGGCAATCTCGAAAGCGCACCCTACGTTTTGCTCGATGTCGATCACCAGGAAGGTTACGGACCGGAGACGATCACCATCGGCGCGCTGCAACCGGGCACCTACCGTTGTTTTGTCGAGAATTTTTCCGAGCTGCCGGCGCTCAGCGGCGCCAACGCGCGTGTGCAGATCTACACCTCGGCGGGGCTGTTGCAGACCATCACCATTCCTACCTCCGGAACCGGCACCTTCTGGTATGTCTGCGAAATCGATGGCGCCACCGGCGCGGTTACGGTGCGCAATCTCATCCAGCCGGCTGTCCCCGCGGCCGCTCTGGCAGCGCGGCGCGCCAAGGTGCCAGCCGATCATGAGATCCTCGGCAGCGGCGGCGTGATCTCCTGGAACTGGGATTTTGACGGGGACCTCTTCATCGATTCCAACCTCCAAAATCCGGTCCATACCTACGGCAAACCGGGCCTCTATTCGGTCACCCTGCGGGTCAGCGATGGCAGCCGGGACTACTCGGTGAGAAAGGACAACTATATCTCGGTTCAGCCCGGGGTGATCACCGATGTCTCCTGGAGCCGCCAGTATGCACCCCTTACCCAGGATCTTTACACCGTCCATGCCCTCGACACCCTGACCGCTTGGGCAGGCGGCGCAGGCGGCACACTGCTCTTCACTAAAAACGGCGGAGCGACCTGGAGTGTGCGCAATGTCGATGCCAAATACACACTGAAAGATCTCTTCTTTACCACCGCCCTGAATGGATGGGCGGTGGGCTATGACAGCAAGCAGAATGCCGCCATTCTCCGGAGCACCGACGGCGGTCTCACCTGGTCCAGGGTCCTGAGCAGCACCACCGCACGCCTCTTCAGCCTGCACATGGTCAATGGCACGCTCGGGTGGGCGAGCGGCTACGAGGGCAAGATCGAGACCACGACCGACGGCGGGGCGACCTGGTCGCAGCAGTTCACGGGTCTTGCGGCCGGGCTCTACGCGGTTTACTTCCTCAACGCCGAGAAGGGCATCGTCGCCGGCGATAACGGCGTCATTCTCCGCACCGGCGATGGCGGCGCCAACTGGCAGCTCATGACCAGCGGGATTAATGTCCGGATTAATGACATTTGGTTCGCCGATGAGAATCTCGGCTGGGCGGTCTGCGAAAACGGCAAAATCCTCCACACCACCAACGGCGGGTCTACATGGAGCGCGCTTCAGGTGAGCAGCGCTGCACTGCGCGCCATCCACTTCACCTCCTCCTGGCACGGCTATGCGGCCGGCGATGGCGGTCTGATCTTTAAAACCTACGATGGCGGAGAGAGCTGGAGCGAAGAGAGCAGCACCGTGGGCTCCACGCTCAACGACCTTTTCATCGTTCATCCCGCGTGCGGCTGGGCTGTCGGCGCCGGTGGGGTCATTCTCCGGCTGCATCAGGGCGCGAGCTATCCATTCAGCATCACCAACCTGACGGCCCGCGCTACCGGCCCCAATACCGTCGGGCTCACTTGGGAGAATCCTAGCGATGAATATGCCGGTACGGTGATTGTTCGCAGCGCAACCGGCTATCCAGCAAGCGTGAGCGATGGCGTCACCATTTACAATGGCACCCGAAGCTTTTGCAGGGACTCTCTGCTCACCGCCAATACCACCTACTATTACGCCGCCTTCGCCTATAACAGCGCTGGACGCTATTCGCCCCTCGGCGCGACCTCGAGGGCTCTGGTCAGAACCGACGAGGGCTTTGAGTTGCACGGGTACAAGGTGACCGTCAGCAGCGTGGATGCCAGCGTTTTCCCGGTGGTCAAATCTTTCGTCTCCGTCGTCGATTCCGCGACCATGGAGCCCATCACCGGGCTGACGAAAGAGAATTTCGGCGTGCGCGAGGATGGAACCAAAGAGTCCCCGATCACGGTGGAATCGGTCAGCGGTACCTCCGGCGCCAAGGCCGATATCGTCTTTGTCTTCGATACCACCGGGAGCATGGGCGAAGAGATCAACGGCCTCAAGGAACGGGCATCGGCCTTTGCGGACGCCTTGGCTGCCAAGGGGATCGATTACCGTCTCGCTCTGGTAACCTACGGCGATGCCGTGGACAAGATCAACGATTTCACGGCTGAGATCTCCACATTCAAGGGATGGATCAACAGCCTGTACGCCTCGGGCGGAGGTGATACCAAGGAGAATTCGCTGGAAGGGCTGGCCAGCGCGACAACCCTCAGTTTCCGAGCTGTCAGCCAGCGCATTTTCATCCTCATTACCGATGCCGATTACCATCAGGCCGGAGAGAGCGGCGGCGGCACCACCACCTATACCACCACCAGCATGATCGCTCTGCTGCAATCCCAGCGCATCATGTGTAATGTGGTCGGACCTGATTATCCTCAATTCCGGCAGATGGCTGCGGAGACCGGCGGGCTCTATTTCGATATCAACGGCGATTTTCAGGCGATTATTGATAAGTTGAGCGTCGCCCTCTCCTCGCAGTATGTGGTGAGCTACACAACCCATAATCCGATACGTGATAACACCTGGCGCGATGTCATCATCACCGCGGCGCGCGGCATCCGGGGCGGCTGGGATAGCGGGCGCTATTACATTGCCGGCAAGCTGCCCAATGTGCGCGACTTTACCGCTGTGGCGGTCGCTTATAATAAAATCTACTGCCGCTGGTCATTCCCGCCCGGTAAAGCGCATGAGGGTGTCAAAGTGCTGCGCCGGATGGGTGGATGCCCGGCAGATCCCGCCGACGGGGAAATCGTTTACACCGGCGTCGACAGCACCTGCATCGATGCCGGGTTGACACCCGAAACCACTTATTATTACAGCGCCTTCACCTATAACAGCAGCGGCCAGGTGGCCGAGGCTTCCACCAGCGCCCGTGGTTATGCACACACCTGGCCCTTTTATTCTGGAACCAGCGGCTGGGTGGTGGCCTCCTCCGGCACAACCAGCAACCTCTATGCGATTATTGCCGATTCCCTGCATGCCCTGGCTGCGGGTGATAACGGCGTGATCGTGCGCACCGCCAACGGTGGCGCGAGCTGGAACAGCGCGGCCATCACCGCCAAGAGCGTGATCCGGGATCTCGCCTTTGTCGGCCCTGCCACCGGCTGGCTGGTTGGCCAGAGCAGCGCCGGGGCGGGGCTCTGCATGAAGACCAACAGCGGCGGCGATTCCTGGATCTCCTCACCGACCAGCGCTGCGGGGGTGCTTTATGCCAACGAGATGGTGAGCAGTGCGCTCGGCTGGAATGCCGGCAGTCAGGGCCTGATCGAGAAGACGGTCAACGGCGGCAGCACCTGGACCTCCCAGTACAGCGCCGCTGGGCAAACCTTTTATGACATCACCTTCGTCAACCCCGACACCGGCTGGGCCGTCGGTGAGGCGGGGGCCATTCTCAGGACCGTCAACGGCGGCGCCGTCTGGAGCAGTCAGAACAGCGGCGTGACCAGCGCCATCCGCGGCGTGGTTTTTATCGACGCCAACCAGGGCTGGGCGGTTACCGGCGATGGCAAGGTACTACGCACCCGTAACGGCGGTGTGACCTGGAGCAGCACCAGCGTCAGCTCCTTGCCCCTCCATGCCGTCGATTTTGCGGACGCCGGCAATGGAGTGGCGGTCGGCCAGGGCGGCCGGATCTACCGGACACATGACGGCGGTGGCACCTGGATTCTCGAGGCCAGCGGCGTGAGCGTTGGGCTGAATGCCGTCTGCCTCCTGAACGCTTATTCCGGCTGGATCGCCGGCGATGGCGGCACCATCCTTATGTTCGGCCGTAAGGGCGCAGGCGCCTACTCAGGGCTTGATGTAACCGTCAGCAGCGTCGACGCCGAGGCCTTCCCCGTGATCAAAAGCTTCGTCTCGGTCGTTGATTCCGCGAGCCATACCGCGGTCACCGACCTCACCGCGGAGAATTTCAAGGTGAGGGAAGAGGGCCTGCTGCAATCCCCGATCAAGGTGGAGATGGTCAGCACCGGTTCAGGAGCCCGCGCGGACATCGCCTTCGTCTTTGATGTCACCGGCAGCATGGGGGACGAGATCGCCGGATTGAAGTCGCGCGCCCTTAGTTTCGCCGACGCCCTGGCCGCCAAGGGGATCGATTTCCGGCTCGGCCTGGTCACCTTCAGCGACAGCACAGAGGAGGTGCATGACTTCACTGCGGATGCCGCCGAATTCAAGGCGTGGATCGACGGATTGCGTGCCTCCGGCGGCGGGGATACCAAAGAGAACGCCCTCGAAGCACTGGCCCGCGCGAGCAAGCTCTCCTATCGCGCGACCAGCCAAAAGATGGCGGTGTTGATCACCGATGCCGATTACCACCAAGCTGGCGAGTCTGGCGGCGGCACCACGACCTATACGACCGAGACAATGATCTCCCTGCTGCAGAGCCAACGCATCGTCACCCACGTTGTCGGGCCGAATGGTGCGCCCTTCCACAGCCTTGCCGAGCGAACCAGCGGGTTATGGTACAGCATCAGCGCCGACTTTGCGGGCATCATCGATGCCATTGGTGCCCTGCTGACCTCGCAGTATGTCATCACCTACACCACCAGCAATCCGGTGCCGGATAATACCTGGCGCCAGGTCGCGGTGGTAGCCGAGCGCAGCAGCAAAGGGGGCTACGATATCGGCCGCTACTATGTCGGCGCCAGCCGCATTGCCCTCGCGCCAGCCGCCTTGATTGGCATCAAAGATGCCTCCTTCGATATAAGCGTCACAGTCGACGGGCTGGTTAACCTCGGCTTGGTCCATTTTGTCCTCGCCTACAACGCGACCAAAATCGATGTGGTCAGCTGGGCGGCGGGCGACTTTTTGAAGCAGGGGGGGGCCGCGGATCCGACCCTGATCGTCACCGACGACGGGGTGGGCCTGGTTGACGTCTCCATGACCCGAGTCGGCGCCGCCACCGGCGCCAGTGGCAGCGGCACTCTTCTGAGCGTTCGCTTCAAGGTGCTGACGGCAGACTGCGCTAGCGATCTGAATCTGAACTCCGTACAACTCCGCCAGCCGGACAATACCGACCTGCCGGTTGCCAGCAGCGGTGCGCATATCCAGGCCGCCACCGCCGTGGGTTTGATCGGCGATTTCGACGGCGATCTCGACATCGATCTGCGCGATTTCACCCTGCTTGCCGGCTATTGGCAGCCGGCGAACTCCGCTGCCGGCGATATCGGCCCGGCTTCGGGGAGTGTCCCCGCGCTCACGGTGATGCACGACGGTGTGGTCAATTTTGAGGATCTCTTCGTCTTCACCCGGATGTGGAACTGGTACCAGTCCCGGCCGGTTGCGGTCGCCGCGCTCTCCCGGAGCACGGCAACACCGCTGGCCTGGAAGGTCTCACCGCTCCCCGGCGCCGACGGGCAGTACCTCTGTGAATTAATCGCGTCGGAGATCTCGGGTCTGGCCATGGCCCATCTGCGGCTGCGCTATAATCCCGAACAATTGCGGGTCGGTGCCATCACCGCCGGCGCCTTATGGGAGGCGGGTGGGGCCACCACGGCGCTGATGGTCGACCATGAATCCCGCTGCGGGATTATCGATCTGGCTCTGGCCCGCCTCGCAGAGAAGAACCGCGCCGCCGAGGTGAGCGGCGCCGGTGCCTTGGTTCGCATCGTGGTGGAGGAGCGCGGCGCCGCCGGGGCCCTCTGCGACTGGAAGGTGGAGAATCTGGATCTCCGCAGCCCGGGAAGCTGGATCCTGGCGCAAGCCCCCGAGACCGGACAGCTTCGCATCAGCGAACTCCCCACACGCTATGCGTTGGCACAGAACTATCCCAATCCGTTCAACGGGCGCACCGAGGTGCGGTTCTCGCTGCCGAAGAGCGGGACGGCGCGGGTGGTTGTCCTTAATATCCTGGGTCAGCCGGTGCGCACCCTGGCCGAGGGGCGTTTTGAGGCGGGGAGTTATCGCCGGATTTGGGACGGTCGCAATGAGTCGGGCCAGGAAGTCGTGAGTGGGATCTACCTGCTTAGGATGGAAGCGGCGGGATATACCGAGCTGCGGCGCATGGCCTTTGTCAAATGA